Genomic DNA from Streptococcus uberis:
CATGACAAACCTGATTGATAACTTTCTAGACAAAGCAACTCAAACAGGGCACGATCCTCATATAGTGGTTTCCCCCATTCCTCATCATGATAACGACAATAGAGTTCATTTTCACTTGGTACCCAACTACAGCGTTTTTTCATTTTGTTAGCCTTTCATAAGCATCTTAAGAGCCGATTTGATGTATTGCTCTGCGGTATCATCTGTTCCTTCAAAAAAGGCACGGATTTTTTTAAGCTCGGTTGCTTTATATCCTAATGCTAAAAGGGCTTCGATTGCCTCGTCAAGTTGTTGGTTACCCTTGACTTTTGGCGTTTGCTGAGCTTGTCCGCCTTCAGGAATGGTTACAAATTTACCTGATAAATCCAATATCATTTGTTGTGCGGTTTTCTTTCCAATTTTCGGAAATTTCATTAAATATTTGATATCGCTATTATCGATTGCTGCCACTAATCCTTCGTTGTCATCAACTGCAACAATTGCTAAGGCAGTCATTGGACCAATTCCTGAAACTGAAATCAACTTTAGAAAAACATCTTTTTCATTTTCTGTGTGAAACCCAAAAAGGAGATGTGCGTCTTCACGAATAACTTGATGAAGGTAGATTGTAAGCGTCTGATTGACACTATCCGAGAAACTATAGGGATTAGCGACATAAATAATATAGCCTAATCCGTTTGCTTCAACGACGATATATTTTGCTGTAATTTTTGTTAATTGACCTTTGATATAATCAAACATGTTAAACCTTTTCTTTCATTTTTGCTGATAACACAATTAAATAAATACCCGTTAGTGCTGTTAAGGTAAACAAACATTGAACGCCAAATGGACCTGTAAAGTGACTAACCGTTACAAAGAGGCCTGCTAAGATGGAGCCTAAGGGCTGGGCCATTGATATAAATCCTGTATATGAACCAATTTTACTTTGATCCATCATATCTGCCCTTAATACCTGATTAGCTGGGACATTAATCATTTCTCCAAAGGTAAACAGTAAAACGGAGAGCCAAATACCCCAAAAATTAGTAAAGGTAAAAGACAAAAGCATGCCTACCGTAAAAAGAAGTGATCCCAAAACTAATTGTGTCAACAAATTCCATTTTTCAGTGATTTTATTCATGAGCGTCATAAAAATCACAATCACTAATGTATTCGTAAAAACCATTAGTGATAACATTTTTGATCCCGTTATGGTCATCCCTAATAAACTGGTTTTTTGAAAATAGAGTTTTAAATGAACAGGGACGTAATTATCCATTTGCAACCAAATACAGGAAAATAAGATGGAACCTAATGTAAAGGTGACAAAAGCCCTGTCTTTTAAAACCTGTTTATAATTTTTCCAAGTATCGAAAATACCTGAATTGTGCGAAAATGCTATTTCCTTAGGCTTGGTTTCCTTAAAAACAAGACTAGCAATGACAAAACACATAATATTTGCCAGAAAAAGTGCTATCAGTAATTCTAAGAAATGCTTATCATAAAATAAACCTGATAATCCCGCTCCAAACATGACACCAATATTAATGAACCAGTAATTAATGGTATAAACAAATTTTCGATTAGAAAGGTCTGTTAAATCAATCAACATTGCCTCATATGCAGGAGCATAAAAACAAGAAGCCACATCCACCAATAAGATACCTAAAAAAGTTATCTGAGGATATATATGACCTGGAATATTAGCGAAAATCGTGAGTAACCAGCCAATACTTGTCCCAACAGAACCAATAGTAACGACTTTTTTCCGACCTAATGCGTCTGATAGATGTCCTCCATACAAAGTTCCTAAGAAACCTGACAGACTTGTAAACATCATTAAAAAGCCTGTCCAAAAAGTTCCGAAATAGGTTGTATAATACATAGCCATAAAAGGAAAAATACTACTAGCTAATGTTATTGTGATGAATCGTACCAATTGACGAATTTGAATTTGCCTTGATAAGGAAAGAAATTCTTGCATAAGACCCTTCTAATATTTACCTAAATCACGTAAACTAGTATGGTTTTCTTGAATCCTTCTGAACATTTTTTCCATGTCTGCTTTTGTAAAATGAACTAAGACAGGTCTTCCATGTGGACAATTATAAGGATTTTGACACTGTGCCAGTTGTTCCAATAGATGACGAGCCGAATAATCATCTAAGGCGTGATTAGCTTTAATAGATCGTTTACAGCTCATCATAATAGCCAATTCCGCCCGATAGGTTTTGATGGATACCTGATTGGTTAGCAAAAGCATATCACACATCTCATAAACACCCGATTCAATTTCACTTTCCTTCATCCAGATAGGATGCTCTCTTAAAATAAAGGTGTTCATTCCATAAGGTTCTAAAAAAATACCAACTTCATTTAAAAAAGACATTTTTTCTTGTAATTGAATAAAATCTGCACCGGAGAATTCAAAAAGATATGGCACTAAAAGCTGCTGTAAACTAGTGTCAACCTCCCCTATTTTATCACGATAATACTCATATTTAACGCGTTCTTGAGCAGCATGTTGATCAATAATAAAGAGGCCATCTTTTCCCTGTGCGAAAAGATAGGTTCCATGCATTTGACCAAAAAAATCCAATTCAGGAAAAGTTGAAGTTTTCTCGTTTTCCAACTTACTAATAAGTTGCTCCATCTTTTGTTTATTTGTAAAATCAAGATTAGGGTGTTCACTTAATTGGTTTTCTTCTTGGGATCTACTGGCGTGTTTTACACTTGCAGAAGCACTTTTTTGGTCAAGATTCCTATCTTCCTTTACACTATTGTCTAAATTTGTGTAAAGGGTAAAGTTTGGACTTTCTTCTGAAACTGTTAATTCTGTTGTTTTTTGGGGCTCTTTAATATAAAAATCATTTTTTTGAGGATCAAAATAAAGTTTACTCGACTGTAAAGGTAGCTTTGTTTGCTCATATTTGGTCGACGAACGGACAGTGGATTTGGCAAGATTTTCAAGTGCATCAGGAATCAAATCCTGGGATTTCAAACTCTCAGCAATTGCTGTGCTAATCAAAGCCATCAATTCTTTCTCTTTTGAAATGCGTACTTCTTGCTTGGTTGGATGAACATTAACATCCGCCAAATAAGGATCTATTTGAATGTCAATAACAACAATTGGAAAACGTCCAACCATCAATTTGGATCCATATCCATCCAAAATAGCTCTATTCAGTAAAAAATTTTTAATGTATCGTCCATTAATCAATATCGTAATATAATTCCGATTTGCCCGAGTCAACTCCGGTAGACTCACGTAACCACTAACTTCAAAATCCAAGTCAGCATTAGAAATTTCGATCATTTTTTTGGCTGTATTTAAGCCATAAATACCTGCAATAGCTTGTTTTAAATCACCCGTTCCACTAGTTTTGGTCATTTCTCGACCATCACAGATAAGAGTGAAGGAAACTTCGGGATGGCCTAAGCTAAGTCGATTAACAACATCGACAATATGTGCCAACTCCGATTGCAAACTTTTCATATATTTGAGTCTAGCAGGTGTATTATAAAATAGATTTTCAACCGTTATTTTTGTTCCGACTGGTGTTGATATAACTTCTTGACGCTCAATTTGACCCCCTTTTGCTACTAAAAGAGAGCCATAAGGGGAATCAGCTGTAGACGTTTCGATTCTTAATT
This window encodes:
- the mutL gene encoding DNA mismatch repair endonuclease MutL, with translation MSKIIELPEILANQIAAGEVIERPASVVKELVENAIDANSRQITIEIEESGLKSIKITDNGEGMSEEDLPLSILRHATSKIKNQSDLFRIRTLGFRGEALPSIASISELRIETSTADSPYGSLLVAKGGQIERQEVISTPVGTKITVENLFYNTPARLKYMKSLQSELAHIVDVVNRLSLGHPEVSFTLICDGREMTKTSGTGDLKQAIAGIYGLNTAKKMIEISNADLDFEVSGYVSLPELTRANRNYITILINGRYIKNFLLNRAILDGYGSKLMVGRFPIVVIDIQIDPYLADVNVHPTKQEVRISKEKELMALISTAIAESLKSQDLIPDALENLAKSTVRSSTKYEQTKLPLQSSKLYFDPQKNDFYIKEPQKTTELTVSEESPNFTLYTNLDNSVKEDRNLDQKSASASVKHASRSQEENQLSEHPNLDFTNKQKMEQLISKLENEKTSTFPELDFFGQMHGTYLFAQGKDGLFIIDQHAAQERVKYEYYRDKIGEVDTSLQQLLVPYLFEFSGADFIQLQEKMSFLNEVGIFLEPYGMNTFILREHPIWMKESEIESGVYEMCDMLLLTNQVSIKTYRAELAIMMSCKRSIKANHALDDYSARHLLEQLAQCQNPYNCPHGRPVLVHFTKADMEKMFRRIQENHTSLRDLGKY
- a CDS encoding MDR family MFS transporter produces the protein MQEFLSLSRQIQIRQLVRFITITLASSIFPFMAMYYTTYFGTFWTGFLMMFTSLSGFLGTLYGGHLSDALGRKKVVTIGSVGTSIGWLLTIFANIPGHIYPQITFLGILLVDVASCFYAPAYEAMLIDLTDLSNRKFVYTINYWFINIGVMFGAGLSGLFYDKHFLELLIALFLANIMCFVIASLVFKETKPKEIAFSHNSGIFDTWKNYKQVLKDRAFVTFTLGSILFSCIWLQMDNYVPVHLKLYFQKTSLLGMTITGSKMLSLMVFTNTLVIVIFMTLMNKITEKWNLLTQLVLGSLLFTVGMLLSFTFTNFWGIWLSVLLFTFGEMINVPANQVLRADMMDQSKIGSYTGFISMAQPLGSILAGLFVTVSHFTGPFGVQCLFTLTALTGIYLIVLSAKMKEKV
- the ruvA gene encoding Holliday junction branch migration protein RuvA, with amino-acid sequence MFDYIKGQLTKITAKYIVVEANGLGYIIYVANPYSFSDSVNQTLTIYLHQVIREDAHLLFGFHTENEKDVFLKLISVSGIGPMTALAIVAVDDNEGLVAAIDNSDIKYLMKFPKIGKKTAQQMILDLSGKFVTIPEGGQAQQTPKVKGNQQLDEAIEALLALGYKATELKKIRAFFEGTDDTAEQYIKSALKMLMKG